In the genome of Myxococcus stipitatus, one region contains:
- a CDS encoding methyl-accepting chemotaxis protein gives MRYSLHLKISVAPALVALSFALLSVLYTIPRMRDAFEEQGRAMSAGVPTVLASAMADLLRNREQQLIQSTLDTVIQDGSLAYVGFQDEQGRLVAVAGVHSQTLRAHAGELTVSKEGTSLMADGVELLNMAAAVPGGLGTVHVGFNRTEARGRIEGVVLSHRVVLLLMLVLMLALAWAVSRRIVAPLAALTRVVRRIAEHGDLREPVHITTQDEVGDLAQAMGLLVGKLKELLHQLHSSTELLTDSVTGLNDSATEQNQMVSRQAAALQETQVTAQEIRQTALMASSSAQSVIEVAERAEALGKTGEEAVSASIDGLVDLRSQVEQITLRIMSLSERTQQIGGITETVKDLADQSHLLAVNAAIEAARSGEHGKGFAVVAREIRALADQSIRATNQVRKILSDIAEAISSTVQITAEGTQRMEAGLTQARASGDTLRQLSTIVQDSTASARQIARTVSQQATGIEQIFTAVNELNSLMGDTVKRISTTNDSAVSLKMLSERVAEVVRAYRV, from the coding sequence ATGCGATACTCCCTCCACCTGAAGATCTCCGTGGCGCCCGCGCTCGTGGCGCTGTCCTTCGCCCTGCTGTCCGTGCTGTACACGATTCCGCGCATGCGCGACGCCTTCGAGGAGCAGGGGCGGGCGATGAGCGCGGGGGTTCCAACGGTGCTCGCCTCGGCGATGGCGGACCTGTTGCGCAATCGCGAGCAGCAGCTCATCCAGTCGACGCTGGACACCGTGATTCAGGATGGCTCGCTGGCCTACGTGGGGTTCCAGGATGAGCAAGGGCGGCTCGTCGCCGTCGCGGGAGTGCATTCCCAGACGCTGCGTGCCCACGCGGGCGAGCTGACCGTCTCGAAGGAGGGCACCTCGCTGATGGCGGATGGCGTGGAGCTCTTGAACATGGCGGCGGCGGTGCCTGGTGGGTTGGGGACGGTGCACGTCGGGTTCAACCGCACGGAGGCCCGCGGTCGCATCGAGGGCGTGGTGTTGAGCCACCGCGTGGTCCTGCTGTTGATGCTGGTGCTGATGTTGGCGCTGGCGTGGGCGGTGAGCCGCCGCATCGTCGCGCCGCTGGCCGCGCTCACCCGGGTGGTCCGGCGCATCGCGGAGCATGGTGATTTGCGCGAGCCCGTGCACATCACGACGCAGGATGAAGTCGGGGACCTGGCGCAGGCGATGGGGCTTCTGGTGGGCAAGCTGAAGGAGCTGCTGCACCAGCTGCATTCGTCCACGGAGCTGCTGACGGACTCCGTGACGGGGCTGAATGATTCCGCGACGGAGCAGAACCAGATGGTGTCGCGGCAGGCCGCGGCGCTCCAGGAGACGCAGGTGACGGCGCAGGAGATTCGCCAGACGGCGCTCATGGCGTCGAGCTCCGCGCAGTCCGTCATCGAGGTCGCCGAGCGCGCGGAGGCGCTGGGCAAGACGGGCGAGGAAGCGGTCTCCGCGAGCATCGACGGGCTGGTGGACCTGCGCTCCCAGGTGGAGCAGATCACCCTGCGCATCATGTCGCTGAGCGAGCGCACGCAGCAGATTGGCGGCATCACCGAGACGGTGAAGGACCTGGCGGACCAGTCGCACCTGCTGGCGGTGAACGCGGCCATCGAGGCGGCGCGCTCGGGGGAGCACGGCAAGGGCTTCGCCGTGGTGGCGCGGGAGATTCGCGCCCTGGCGGACCAGTCCATCCGCGCCACCAACCAGGTGCGGAAGATCCTCTCGGACATCGCGGAGGCCATCTCCAGCACGGTGCAGATCACCGCCGAGGGGACCCAGCGGATGGAGGCCGGGCTCACGCAGGCGCGCGCGTCCGGAGACACGCTGCGCCAGCTCTCCACCATCGTCCAGGACAGCACCGCCTCCGCGCGGCAGATCGCGAGGACGGTGAGTCAGCAGGCCACGGGCATCGAGCAGATCTTCACCGCCGTCAACGAGCTGAACTCGCTGATGGGGGACACGGTGAAGCGCATCTCCACCACGAATGACTCGGCGGTGTCGCTGAAGATGCTCTCCGAGCGCGTGGCCGAGGTGGTGCGCGCCTACCGCGTCTGA
- a CDS encoding amidohydrolase encodes MTPAHEQLAPRLEAFYRDLHSHPELSMQEGQTAAKVARWLERCGYEVTSGVGRHGVVGVLRNGPGPTVLLRADMDALPVEEKTGRPDASRARAKDAGGASVPVMHACGHDVHVTCLVGVAELLATARHHWRGTLMMVAQPAEETLQGAKAMLGDHLYERFGKPDVALAQHVGPLQVGFIGHHKGASMMASANVRVRIFGKGGHGSEPHLAVDPVVTAAYLVTRLQTIVSREVDLAAGGAVISVGSLHAGSRSNVIPDEAVLELTVRTPTDALQKQVLEAITRMAKAECEAGRSPRPPEIEVTSRTRVMVNDDSYFTRVRSAHAAWFGEDHIVDTGMLSGSEDFPYFDGRPSGEGASAGVPLVYWYFGGTSHDAWKRAPGKTFTEKLQSLPSNHSPLFDPSLDSLRFGCESMLLAALACLGEEPHAEVPPGGVH; translated from the coding sequence TTGACGCCAGCGCATGAGCAGCTCGCTCCACGGTTGGAGGCGTTCTATCGGGACCTGCACTCGCACCCGGAGCTGTCCATGCAGGAAGGGCAGACGGCGGCGAAGGTGGCGCGCTGGCTGGAGCGGTGTGGTTACGAAGTCACCTCGGGCGTCGGGCGACACGGGGTCGTCGGGGTGTTGCGCAACGGCCCGGGGCCCACGGTGCTGTTGCGCGCGGACATGGATGCGCTGCCGGTGGAGGAGAAGACAGGGCGCCCGGATGCCAGTCGCGCGCGGGCGAAGGATGCGGGCGGCGCCAGCGTGCCGGTGATGCATGCCTGTGGACACGACGTCCACGTCACCTGCCTGGTGGGCGTCGCGGAGCTGCTGGCCACCGCGCGTCACCACTGGCGGGGGACGCTGATGATGGTGGCCCAGCCCGCGGAGGAGACCCTGCAGGGGGCGAAGGCGATGCTGGGGGACCACCTCTACGAGCGCTTCGGCAAGCCCGATGTCGCGCTGGCCCAGCACGTCGGGCCGCTCCAGGTGGGCTTCATCGGCCACCACAAGGGCGCTTCCATGATGGCCTCGGCGAATGTGCGGGTGCGCATCTTCGGCAAGGGCGGCCATGGCTCGGAGCCGCACCTCGCGGTGGACCCCGTGGTCACCGCGGCCTACCTGGTGACGCGGCTCCAGACCATCGTCTCCCGCGAGGTGGACCTCGCCGCGGGCGGCGCGGTGATATCCGTGGGGAGTCTTCACGCGGGCTCTCGCTCCAATGTCATCCCAGACGAGGCCGTGCTGGAGCTGACGGTGCGTACGCCGACGGATGCGCTCCAGAAGCAGGTGTTGGAGGCCATCACCCGCATGGCGAAGGCCGAGTGCGAGGCGGGACGCTCGCCCAGGCCTCCGGAGATCGAGGTGACGAGCCGCACGCGGGTGATGGTGAACGATGACTCGTACTTCACGCGGGTCCGCTCCGCGCACGCGGCCTGGTTCGGCGAGGACCACATCGTCGACACGGGCATGCTCAGTGGCAGCGAGGACTTTCCCTACTTCGACGGTCGTCCGTCGGGGGAAGGCGCCTCCGCGGGGGTTCCGCTCGTCTACTGGTACTTTGGAGGCACCTCCCACGATGCGTGGAAACGGGCTCCGGGCAAGACCTTCACGGAGAAGCTCCAGAGCCTTCCGTCGAACCACTCACCGCTGTTCGACCCCTCGCTCGACAGCCTCCGCTTCGGCTGTGAATCCATGCTCCTGGCGGCCCTGGCCTGTCTGGGCGAGGAGCCTCACGCGGAGGTTCCGCCTGGAGGCGTCCACTGA